In a single window of the Manis javanica isolate MJ-LG chromosome 16, MJ_LKY, whole genome shotgun sequence genome:
- the LOC140846797 gene encoding histone H3.1, translated as MARTKQTARKSTGGKAPRKQLATKAARKSAPATGGVKKPHRYRPGTVALREIRRYQKSTELLIRKLPFQRLVREIAQDFKTDLRFQSSAVMALQEACEAYLVGLFEDTNLCAIHAKRVTIMPKDIQLARRIRGERA; from the coding sequence ATGGCGCGTACGAAGCAGACAGCTCGCAAGTCCACCGGCGGCAAGGCTCCGCGCAAACAGCTGGCCACCAAGGCTGCCCGCAAGAGCGCTCCCGCCACAGGCGGTGTGAAGAAGCCCCACCGCTACCGGCCCGGCACGGTGGCGCTGCGCGAGATCCGCCGCTACCAGAAATCTACCGAGCTGCTGATCCGCAAGTTACCGTTCCAGCGGCTGGTACGCGAGATCGCGCAGGACTTCAAGACTGATCTGCGCTTCCAGAGCTCGGCCGTGATGGCGCTGCAGGAGGCGTGTGAGGCTTACCTGGTGGGGCTCTTCGAGGACACCAACCTGTGTGCCATCCACGCTAAGCGTGTCACCATCATGCCTAAGGATATCCAGCTTGCACGCCGTATCCGTGGGGAAAGGGCGTAA
- the LOC108396296 gene encoding histone H2B type 2-E-like isoform X1 yields MPEPPKSAPAPKKGSKKAVNKAQKKDGKKRKRGRKESYSIYVYKVLKQVHPDTGISSKAMGIMNSFVNDIFERIAGEASRLAHYNKRSTITSREIQTAVRLLLPGELAKHAVSEGTKAVTKYTSSKNLNLRSARRTLKNKGNFSSPSMCFGLQVCY; encoded by the exons ATGCCTGAGCCGCCTAAGTCCGCTCCGGCTCCAAAAAAGGGTTCCAAAAAGGCAGTGAATAAGGCTCAgaaaaaagatgggaaaaaacGCAAACGCGGCCGGAAAGAGAGCTATTCTATTTATGTGTATAAGGTGCTCAAGCAGGTCCACCCAGACACCGGCATCTCGTCTAAGGCTATGGGCATCATGAACTCGTTCGTCAACGACATCTTCGAGCGCATCGCGGGCGAGGCGTCGCGCCTGGCGCATTACAACAAGCGCTCTACCATCACCTCCAGGGAGATCCAGACGGCCGTGCGCCTGCTGCTGCCCGGGGAGCTGGCCAAGCATGCCGTGTCCGAGGGTACCAAGGCCGTCACCAAGTACACCAGCTCCAA GAATTTAAATCTGAgatcagctagaagaaccttgaaaaacaagggAAATTTCTCCTCCCCAAGTATGTGTTTTGGCTTACAGGTTTGCTATTAG
- the LOC108396296 gene encoding histone H2B type 2-E-like isoform X2: MPEPPKSAPAPKKGSKKAVNKAQKKDGKKRKRGRKESYSIYVYKVLKQVHPDTGISSKAMGIMNSFVNDIFERIAGEASRLAHYNKRSTITSREIQTAVRLLLPGELAKHAVSEGTKAVTKYTSSKKGN; the protein is encoded by the coding sequence ATGCCTGAGCCGCCTAAGTCCGCTCCGGCTCCAAAAAAGGGTTCCAAAAAGGCAGTGAATAAGGCTCAgaaaaaagatgggaaaaaacGCAAACGCGGCCGGAAAGAGAGCTATTCTATTTATGTGTATAAGGTGCTCAAGCAGGTCCACCCAGACACCGGCATCTCGTCTAAGGCTATGGGCATCATGAACTCGTTCGTCAACGACATCTTCGAGCGCATCGCGGGCGAGGCGTCGCGCCTGGCGCATTACAACAAGCGCTCTACCATCACCTCCAGGGAGATCCAGACGGCCGTGCGCCTGCTGCTGCCCGGGGAGCTGGCCAAGCATGCCGTGTCCGAGGGTACCAAGGCCGTCACCAAGTACACCAGCTCCAA
- the LOC108389356 gene encoding histone H2A type 1-B → MSGRGKQGGKARAKAKTRSSRAGLQFPVGRVHRLLRKGNYSERVGAGAPVYLAAVLEYLTAEILELAGNAARDNKKTRIIPRHLQLAIRNDEELNKLLGRVTIAQGGVLPNIQAVLLPKKTESHHKAKGK, encoded by the coding sequence ATGTCTGGACGCGGGAAGCAAGGAGGTAAAGCTCGTGCCAAGGCTAAGACTCGGTCTTCTAGAGCTGGGCTCCAGTTTCCAGTAGGCAGAGTTCATCGTTTGCTTCGCAAGGGCAACTACTCCGAGCGGGTTGGGGCCGGCGCGCCCGTGTACCTGGCGGCGGTGCTGGAGTACCTGACGGCCGAGATCCTGGAGCTGGCGGGCAACGCGGCCCGCGACAACAAGAAGACGCGTATCATCCCGCGCCACCTGCAGCTGGCTATTCGCAACGACGAGGAGCTCAACAAGCTGCTGGGCCGCGTGACCATCGCTCAGGGCGGCGTCCTGCCTAACATCCAGGCCGTGCTGCTGCCCAAGAAGACCGAGAGCCACCACAAGGCCAAGGGAAAGTGA
- the LOC108400179 gene encoding histone H2B type 1-C/E/F/G/I, protein MPEPAKSAPAPKKGSKKAVTKAQKKDGKKRKRSRKESYSVYVYKVLKQVHPDTGISSKAMGIMNSFVNDIFERIAGEASRLAHYNKRSTITSREIQTAVRLLLPGELAKHAVSEGTKAVTKYTSSK, encoded by the coding sequence ATGCCTGAACCCGCCAAATCTGCTCCAGCGCCCAAGAAAGGCTCCAAGAAAGCTGTGACCAAAGCGCAGAAGAAGGACGGCAAGAAGCGCAAGCGCAGCCGCAAGGAGAGCTACTCGGTGTACGTGTACAAGGTGCTCAAGCAGGTCCATCCCGACACCGGCATCTCGTCCAAGGCCATGGGCATCATGAACTCCTTCGTCAACGACATCTTCGAGCGCATCGCGGGTGAGGCGTCGCGCCTGGCGCATTACAACAAGCGCTCGACCATCACTTCCAGGGAGATCCAGACGGCCGTGCGCCTGCTGCTGCCCGGGGAGCTGGCCAAGCACGCCGTGTCCGAGGGCACCAAGGCCGTCACTAAGTACACCAGCTCCAAGTAA
- the LOC108400169 gene encoding histone H2B type 1-M-like, translating into MRILIKKKYNESTNLSANWKLLYVQEKPYKYERCSQSNFSIPVAHFLFIVSKPTKSAPAPKKGSKKAVAKAQKKDGKKRKRSRKESYSVYVYKVLKQVHPDTGISSKAMGIMNSFVNDIFERIAGEASRLVHYNKRSTITSREIQTAVRQLLPGELAKHAVSEDTKAVTKYTGTK; encoded by the exons ATGAGgatacttataaagaaaaaatacaacgAAAGTACAAATTTATCTGCAAATTGGAAGCTATTATATGTGCAAGAG AAGCCGTACAAATATGAACGCTGTAGTCAAAGCAATTTTTCTATCCCGGTAGcgcattttcttttcattgtatctAAACCGACCAAGTCGGCTCCGGCGCCCAAGAAGGGCTCCAAGAAGGCAGTGGCCAAGGCTCAGAAGAAGGACGGCAAGAAGCGCAAGCGCAGCCGCAAGGAGAGCTACTCGGTGTACGTGTACAAGGTGCTCAAGCAGGTCCATCCCGACACCGGCATCTCGTCCAAGGCCATGGGCATCATGAACTCCTTCGTCAACGACATCTTCGAGCGCATCGCGGGTGAGGCGTCGCGCCTGGTGCATTACAACAAGCGCTCGACCATCACCTCCAGGGAGATCCAGACGGCCGTGCGCCAGCTGCTGCCCGGGGAGCTGGCCAAGCACGCCGTGTCCGAGGACACCAAGGCCGTCACCAAGTACACCGGCACCAAGTAA
- the LOC108400180 gene encoding histone H2A type 1-E-like: protein MSGRGKQGGRVRAKDKTLSSRAGLQFPVGRVHRLLRKGNYAERVGAGAPVYQAAVLEYLTAEILELAGNAVRDNKKTRIIPRHLQLAIRNDEELNKLLGRVTIAQGGVLPNIQAVLLPKKTESHHKAKGK, encoded by the coding sequence ATGTCTGGCCGTGGAAAACAGGGCGGCAGAGTTCGCGCCAAGGATAAGACGCTTTCCTCCCGTGCCGGGCTGCAGTTCCCCGTGGGTCGCGTGCACCGTCTGCTCCGCAAGGGCAACTACGCCGAGCGGGTCGGGGCCGGCGCGCCCGTGTACCAGGCGGCGGTGCTGGAGTACCTGACGGCCGAGATCCTGGAGCTGGCGGGCAACGCGGTCCGCGACAACAAGAAGACGCGTATCATCCCGCGCCATCTGCAGCTGGCCATCCGCAACGACGAGGAGCTCAACAAGCTGCTGGGCCGCGTGACCATCGCGCAGGGCGGCGTCCTGCCCAACATCCAGGCCGTGCTGCTGCCCAAGAAGACCGAGAGCCACCATAAGGCAAAGGGCAAATaa